Proteins from one Setaria italica strain Yugu1 chromosome V, Setaria_italica_v2.0, whole genome shotgun sequence genomic window:
- the LOC101773274 gene encoding probable plastid-lipid-associated protein 14, chloroplastic isoform X1, which produces MPLAAAAAVAACPSPVGLARPLCRAYAHPRRPRGFRLEASSSAPAPAAADEGAGAGPCPVVRFDMDNFAIADRVSVGLHGRSDEMIFEATVRDPSSELYGSTVVLRQLKSSQAKRRGRRAIEVLKKLARRQVMYHSYALQVHGYIAPGNAVEQEDVPLVLVHGYHGSYSLRHWLQLSDWLPTLEATLALDEEQVRRVGDDSVGGPAVTRQLRLIRILMRDLLIGVNYLHSHGLAHTELRLENVHVSPIDKHVKVGILGNAADFHDNDPSSSTVASNGERRKMMIAFDMRCVGFIMAKMVLRELMDSSTFFKFKSFLTKGNDPYCLREFLLPILCQNSPSGNIGLQILDRQWGAGWNLLALLLATKPDKRISCVDALRHPFLCGPKWRINPSTSIIRWGLGSTAVRMAEDYIYGHHQRRRLVYFIELMEVLNPNLRTENWLQFLPGRWRLLYCTGRHIGLTLRQPSPRILISDVYLTVSSESIDPVFSLTSDIGFRIMPESDWPHDKSGTEGVLSVTTSARIAAGRIYIHEQDNKETRVTSSRSSRRYLGGKWRKVAKMKELPASLPSVNIATDEVDVSMSCNSALNVNSAQKVLQEIRTQTPPEMFDLSKIVCGTYIDARLMVLRGVNGSALLFTRSNPTTDS; this is translated from the exons ATGCCTCTCGCGGcggccgctgccgtcgccgcatGCCCCTCGCCGGTCGGCCTCGCCCGCCCCTTGTGCCGCGCCTACGCGCATCCGCGGCGCCCGCGGGGGTTCCGGTTGGAGGCTAGCTCatcggcgcccgcgccggccgcggcggatgAGGGGGCTGGAGCGGGGCCGTGCCCCGTGGTCAGGTTCGACATGGACAACTTCGCCATCGCAGACCGCGTCAGCGTCGGGCTCCACGGACGG TCGGACGAGATGATCTTCGAGGCCACGGTGCGCGATCCGAGCAG CGAGCTATATGGGTCAACGGTGGTGCTGCGGCAGCTGAAGAGCTCGCAGGCGAAGCGCAGGGGCCGGCGCGCGATTGAG GTACTGAAGAAGCTGGCTCGCCGCCAGGTGATGTACCACTCGTACGCACTGCAGGTCCATGGTTACATTGCTCCGGGCAATGCGGTGGAGCAGGAAGATGTCCCGTTAGTATTGGTGCATGGG TATCATGGGAGTTATTCCCTGCGCCACTGGTTGCAACTCTCGGATTGGCTCCCAACCTTAGAAGCAACATTAGCATTGGATGAAGAACAAGTTAGAAGGGTAGGAGATGACTCTGTTGGAGGACCTGCTGTAACTCGACAGCTACGTTTGATTAGGATTTTGATGAGAGACCTTTTGATTGGT GTAAATTATCTACATAGCCATGGGCTGGCACATACTGAGCTTAGATTGGAGAATGTTCATGTGAGCCCAATAGACAAGCATGTTAAG gTTGGTATTCTTGGAAATGCTGCTGATTTTCATGATAATGATCCTAGCAGTAGTACAGTAGCAAGTAACGGCGAAAGGAGGAAAATGATGATAGCATTTGACATGAG ATGTGTTGGCTTCATCATGGCAAAGATGGTTTTGAGAGAACTAATGGATTCTTCAACTTTCTTTAAATTCAAATCTTTCCTGACAAAG GGAAACGACCCATACTGTTTGCGTGAGTTCCTTTTACCAATTCTCTGCCAAAATTCTCCATCTGGAAATATAGGTTTGCAG ATTCTAGATAGGCAATGGGGTGCTGGTTGGAATCTTTTGGCCTTATTGCTGGCAACAAAACCTGACAAAAGGATAAG TTGTGTTGATGCATTGCGGCACCCCTTCCTCTGTGGGCCAAAATGGCGTATAAATCCATCAACTAGTATCATTCGATGGGGCTTGGGATCGACTGCTGTTCGCATGGCTGAAGATTATATCTATGGACATCATCAG CGTAGGCGGTTAGTGTATTTCATTGAATTGATGGAGGTCCTAAACCCTAATTTAAGAACTGAG AATTGGCTTCAGTTCCTACCTGGTCGTTGGCGTCTCCTGTACTGCACTGGAAGACATATTGGCCTCACGCTTCGTCAGCCTTCCCCTAGAATCCTCATCAGTGATGTGTACCTCACAGTTAGTTCAGAGTCCATCGATCCAGTCTTCTCTCTGACCTCAGATATTGGTTTCAGAATTATGCCAGAATCTGATTGGCCTCATGACAAATCTGGCACTGAAGGAGTTTTGTCTGTCACCACATCAGCAAGGATAGCTGCTGGGAGGATTTATATTCATGAACAGGACAATAAAGAGACTAGGGTCACATCTTCAAGATCTTCTAGGAGATATCTTGGTGGTAAATGGAGAAAAGTTGCAAAGATGAAGGAGCTGCCAGCCAGTCTCCCCAGTGTAAACATTGCTACGGATGAAGTAGACGTATCAATGAGCTGCAACTCGGCTTTGAATGTCAATTCTGCACAAAAGGTGCTGCAAGAGATCCGTACACAGACCCCACCGGAAATGTTCGATTTGTCAAAGATTGTCTGTGGGACATACATTGACGCGAGGTTGATGGTTCTCCGTGGTGTTAATGGGTCGGCTCTGCTTTTCACTAGATCAAATCCGACGACCGATTCGTGA
- the LOC101773274 gene encoding probable plastid-lipid-associated protein 14, chloroplastic isoform X2, producing MPLAAAAAVAACPSPVGLARPLCRAYAHPRRPRGFRLEASSSAPAPAAADEGAGAGPCPVVRFDMDNFAIADRVSVGLHGRSDEMIFEATVRDPSSELYGSTVVLRQLKSSQAKRRGRRAIEVLKKLARRQVMYHSYALQVHGYIAPGNAVEQEDVPLVLVHGYHGSYSLRHWLQLSDWLPTLEATLALDEEQVRRVGDDSVGGPAVTRQLRLIRILMRDLLIGVNYLHSHGLAHTELRLENVHVSPIDKHVKVGILGNAADFHDNDPSSSTVASNGERRKMMIAFDMRCVGFIMAKMVLRELMDSSTFFKFKSFLTKGNDPYCLREFLLPILCQNSPSGNIGLQILDRQWGAGWNLLALLLATKPDKRISCVDALRHPFLCGPKWRINPSTSIIRWGLGSTAVRMAEDYIYGHHQNWLQFLPGRWRLLYCTGRHIGLTLRQPSPRILISDVYLTVSSESIDPVFSLTSDIGFRIMPESDWPHDKSGTEGVLSVTTSARIAAGRIYIHEQDNKETRVTSSRSSRRYLGGKWRKVAKMKELPASLPSVNIATDEVDVSMSCNSALNVNSAQKVLQEIRTQTPPEMFDLSKIVCGTYIDARLMVLRGVNGSALLFTRSNPTTDS from the exons ATGCCTCTCGCGGcggccgctgccgtcgccgcatGCCCCTCGCCGGTCGGCCTCGCCCGCCCCTTGTGCCGCGCCTACGCGCATCCGCGGCGCCCGCGGGGGTTCCGGTTGGAGGCTAGCTCatcggcgcccgcgccggccgcggcggatgAGGGGGCTGGAGCGGGGCCGTGCCCCGTGGTCAGGTTCGACATGGACAACTTCGCCATCGCAGACCGCGTCAGCGTCGGGCTCCACGGACGG TCGGACGAGATGATCTTCGAGGCCACGGTGCGCGATCCGAGCAG CGAGCTATATGGGTCAACGGTGGTGCTGCGGCAGCTGAAGAGCTCGCAGGCGAAGCGCAGGGGCCGGCGCGCGATTGAG GTACTGAAGAAGCTGGCTCGCCGCCAGGTGATGTACCACTCGTACGCACTGCAGGTCCATGGTTACATTGCTCCGGGCAATGCGGTGGAGCAGGAAGATGTCCCGTTAGTATTGGTGCATGGG TATCATGGGAGTTATTCCCTGCGCCACTGGTTGCAACTCTCGGATTGGCTCCCAACCTTAGAAGCAACATTAGCATTGGATGAAGAACAAGTTAGAAGGGTAGGAGATGACTCTGTTGGAGGACCTGCTGTAACTCGACAGCTACGTTTGATTAGGATTTTGATGAGAGACCTTTTGATTGGT GTAAATTATCTACATAGCCATGGGCTGGCACATACTGAGCTTAGATTGGAGAATGTTCATGTGAGCCCAATAGACAAGCATGTTAAG gTTGGTATTCTTGGAAATGCTGCTGATTTTCATGATAATGATCCTAGCAGTAGTACAGTAGCAAGTAACGGCGAAAGGAGGAAAATGATGATAGCATTTGACATGAG ATGTGTTGGCTTCATCATGGCAAAGATGGTTTTGAGAGAACTAATGGATTCTTCAACTTTCTTTAAATTCAAATCTTTCCTGACAAAG GGAAACGACCCATACTGTTTGCGTGAGTTCCTTTTACCAATTCTCTGCCAAAATTCTCCATCTGGAAATATAGGTTTGCAG ATTCTAGATAGGCAATGGGGTGCTGGTTGGAATCTTTTGGCCTTATTGCTGGCAACAAAACCTGACAAAAGGATAAG TTGTGTTGATGCATTGCGGCACCCCTTCCTCTGTGGGCCAAAATGGCGTATAAATCCATCAACTAGTATCATTCGATGGGGCTTGGGATCGACTGCTGTTCGCATGGCTGAAGATTATATCTATGGACATCATCAG AATTGGCTTCAGTTCCTACCTGGTCGTTGGCGTCTCCTGTACTGCACTGGAAGACATATTGGCCTCACGCTTCGTCAGCCTTCCCCTAGAATCCTCATCAGTGATGTGTACCTCACAGTTAGTTCAGAGTCCATCGATCCAGTCTTCTCTCTGACCTCAGATATTGGTTTCAGAATTATGCCAGAATCTGATTGGCCTCATGACAAATCTGGCACTGAAGGAGTTTTGTCTGTCACCACATCAGCAAGGATAGCTGCTGGGAGGATTTATATTCATGAACAGGACAATAAAGAGACTAGGGTCACATCTTCAAGATCTTCTAGGAGATATCTTGGTGGTAAATGGAGAAAAGTTGCAAAGATGAAGGAGCTGCCAGCCAGTCTCCCCAGTGTAAACATTGCTACGGATGAAGTAGACGTATCAATGAGCTGCAACTCGGCTTTGAATGTCAATTCTGCACAAAAGGTGCTGCAAGAGATCCGTACACAGACCCCACCGGAAATGTTCGATTTGTCAAAGATTGTCTGTGGGACATACATTGACGCGAGGTTGATGGTTCTCCGTGGTGTTAATGGGTCGGCTCTGCTTTTCACTAGATCAAATCCGACGACCGATTCGTGA